A section of the Girardinichthys multiradiatus isolate DD_20200921_A chromosome 5, DD_fGirMul_XY1, whole genome shotgun sequence genome encodes:
- the zfyve27 gene encoding protrudin isoform X1 produces the protein MSLHSTAEASQGLGERGELVHSLSKETSGSPDTSELGSPRCAPNFDLLNMVVSFKRMALFLEPVVDALELFRYLLGWKMPVCSLLVFVFLNVFFCTVTEVGWFTVSVVAVSAPAALGYLQDRCMSRASEAELQKRRHHAVHRRDLQTVNLTKQEAMLEIKDLLKHLDEMLSSACQSAEAIYKVLYWDDHATSSRFYGAVLVVVCLLYVAPLGWVLAGLNSVVFLWNRDFCRVLLDLRNILHLGQTQTSVGVSEEQDQGNTADQTPTPTSLEDLSPGSIEEAEEAEPDDEFKDAIEENSVALQETPLLLLEDDDGPLGAPEYDTVSENGFLSRNEPIRSKVSKLTERLRKRYPATSTGNCSSCSAVFSVLKKRRNCSNCGNSFCSRCCSFKVLRSCMGATAPEAQRETVFVCAACNASLLKLQ, from the exons ATGTCGCTGCACAGCACTGCAGAGGCCTCCCAGGGTTTGGGGGAACGGGGGGAGCTTGTGCACTCGTTATCTAAAGAGACCTCAGGGTCTCCGGATACCTCTGAGTTAGGGAGTCCTCGCTGTGCACCAAACTTTGACCTCCTGAACATGGTGGTGTCCTTCAAGAGAATGGCTCTGTTTTTGGAACCGGTTGTAGATGCACTGGAGCTCTTTCGCTATCTGCTTGG ATGGAAGATGCCAGTGTGCTCTCTTCTTGTGTTTGTATTCCTTAATGTCTTCTTTTGCACAGTTACTGAAG TGGGCTGGTTCACAGTGAGTGTAGTGGCAGTTTCAGCGCCTGCTGCCCTGGGTTACCTGCAGGACAGGTGCATGAGCAGAGCATCAGAGGCTGAGCTCCAGAAGAGGCGCCATCACGCTGTGCATCGTAGAGACCTGCAGACAGTGAATCTCACCAAACAGGAGGCCATGCTGGAAATCAAAGACCT GCTGAAGCACCTGGATGAAATGTTGTCCTCTGCTTGCCAGTCAGCGGAAGCTATTTATAAGGTCTTATACTGGGATGATCATGCCACATCATCAAG GTTTTATGGTGCAGTGCTGGTAGTGGTGTGTCTGCTGTATGTTGCTCCTTTGGGCTGGGTGCTTGCCGGGCTTAACAGCGTTGTCTTTCTGTGGAACAGAGACTTCTGCAGAG ttttgttgGACCTCAGGAATATTCTTCATCTGGGTCAGACACAGACCTCAGTGGGGGTGAGTGAGGAGCAGGACCAGGGCAACACAGCGGACCAGACCCCCACACCGACCAGCCTGGAG GACCTCTCACCTGGCAGCATAGAGGAAGCTGAGGAGGCTGAGCCAGATGATGAATTCAAGGATGCAATCGAG GAAAATTCAGTTGCTCTGCAG GAAACCCCTTTGCTCTTGTTG GAGGATGACGACGGGCCTCTTGGAGCTCCTGAGTATGACACTGTGTCTGAGAATGGCTTCTTGAGTCGAAATGAACCGATACGCAGCAAGGTCTCCAAACTGACGGAGAGACTGCGGAAACGCTATCCTGCCACCAGCACAG GCAACTGTTCCAGCTGCAGTGCCGTCTTCTCAGTACTGAAGAAGAGG AGAAACTGCAGTAACTGTGGCAACAGCTTCTGCTCCCGGTGCTGTTCCTTCAAGGTGCTGAGATCCTGCATGGGGGCAACAG CTCCAGAGGCACAGAGAGAGAccgtgtttgtgtgtgctgcCTGTAATGCCTCCCTCCTCAAGTTACAATGA
- the zfyve27 gene encoding protrudin isoform X2, whose amino-acid sequence MSLHSTAEASQGLGERGELVHSLSKETSGSPDTSELGSPRCAPNFDLLNMVVSFKRMALFLEPVVDALELFRYLLGWKMPVCSLLVFVFLNVFFCTVTEVGWFTVSVVAVSAPAALGYLQDRCMSRASEAELQKRRHHAVHRRDLQTVNLTKQEAMLEIKDLLKHLDEMLSSACQSAEAIYKVLYWDDHATSSRFYGAVLVVVCLLYVAPLGWVLAGLNSVVFLWNRDFCRVLLDLRNILHLGQTQTSVGVSEEQDQGNTADQTPTPTSLEDLSPGSIEEAEEAEPDDEFKDAIEENSVALQEDDDGPLGAPEYDTVSENGFLSRNEPIRSKVSKLTERLRKRYPATSTGNCSSCSAVFSVLKKRRNCSNCGNSFCSRCCSFKVLRSCMGATAPEAQRETVFVCAACNASLLKLQ is encoded by the exons ATGTCGCTGCACAGCACTGCAGAGGCCTCCCAGGGTTTGGGGGAACGGGGGGAGCTTGTGCACTCGTTATCTAAAGAGACCTCAGGGTCTCCGGATACCTCTGAGTTAGGGAGTCCTCGCTGTGCACCAAACTTTGACCTCCTGAACATGGTGGTGTCCTTCAAGAGAATGGCTCTGTTTTTGGAACCGGTTGTAGATGCACTGGAGCTCTTTCGCTATCTGCTTGG ATGGAAGATGCCAGTGTGCTCTCTTCTTGTGTTTGTATTCCTTAATGTCTTCTTTTGCACAGTTACTGAAG TGGGCTGGTTCACAGTGAGTGTAGTGGCAGTTTCAGCGCCTGCTGCCCTGGGTTACCTGCAGGACAGGTGCATGAGCAGAGCATCAGAGGCTGAGCTCCAGAAGAGGCGCCATCACGCTGTGCATCGTAGAGACCTGCAGACAGTGAATCTCACCAAACAGGAGGCCATGCTGGAAATCAAAGACCT GCTGAAGCACCTGGATGAAATGTTGTCCTCTGCTTGCCAGTCAGCGGAAGCTATTTATAAGGTCTTATACTGGGATGATCATGCCACATCATCAAG GTTTTATGGTGCAGTGCTGGTAGTGGTGTGTCTGCTGTATGTTGCTCCTTTGGGCTGGGTGCTTGCCGGGCTTAACAGCGTTGTCTTTCTGTGGAACAGAGACTTCTGCAGAG ttttgttgGACCTCAGGAATATTCTTCATCTGGGTCAGACACAGACCTCAGTGGGGGTGAGTGAGGAGCAGGACCAGGGCAACACAGCGGACCAGACCCCCACACCGACCAGCCTGGAG GACCTCTCACCTGGCAGCATAGAGGAAGCTGAGGAGGCTGAGCCAGATGATGAATTCAAGGATGCAATCGAG GAAAATTCAGTTGCTCTGCAG GAGGATGACGACGGGCCTCTTGGAGCTCCTGAGTATGACACTGTGTCTGAGAATGGCTTCTTGAGTCGAAATGAACCGATACGCAGCAAGGTCTCCAAACTGACGGAGAGACTGCGGAAACGCTATCCTGCCACCAGCACAG GCAACTGTTCCAGCTGCAGTGCCGTCTTCTCAGTACTGAAGAAGAGG AGAAACTGCAGTAACTGTGGCAACAGCTTCTGCTCCCGGTGCTGTTCCTTCAAGGTGCTGAGATCCTGCATGGGGGCAACAG CTCCAGAGGCACAGAGAGAGAccgtgtttgtgtgtgctgcCTGTAATGCCTCCCTCCTCAAGTTACAATGA
- the si:ch211-284e13.5 gene encoding zinc finger protein 70, whose protein sequence is MKRQPFGGAFAPSLCGSEAVRSLQEELVAAIQGALEVAMELAVQEVRALVGQATSDMYEELRRENESLREKLQRAERMLDCVHMKDNVSGARQRDEALHPTSCGQWHTMASFARTEIGNEAAGHGCLGPDLRGVSRHEELRSDRDMTQSDSEAENKDEAVTEIMSQCIALKTEGMISPCQNQQAPESAKPISTVKIKQEELDEENRGAPCSLDFIKKENLSLEGIKWSPEMTDIQSQDPKDHVLGEKVDQAPPPAMSSSLPPPSDPESISSEFPNSFHLAQQASVSQAPPQVHGSHVETARSVSIPTCKFCGQTFPVPSLLRRHYGQGRQRLLQCCQPPIAGGARTRRQLYPPGCSPFRCTVCSREFNRLENLKTHLRIHTGERPYTCSVCLKCFRHSGALTRHFRIHTGEKPYVCGQCGKSFRHCGGLKFHQRSHNKHLE, encoded by the exons ATGAAGCGGCAGCCGTTTGGGGGAGCGTTTGCGCCTTCACTGTGCGGATCCGAGGCTGTGCGGTCTCTCCAAGAGGAGCTTGTTGCTGCCATACAAGGAGCTTTGGAAGTGGCCATGGAGCTCGCAGTCCAAGAGGTGAGAGCGCTCGTCGGTCAGGCGACAAGCGACATGTATGAAGAGCTGCGGAGGGAGAACGAGTCCCTGAGAGAGAAGCTGCAGCGAGCAGAGCGGATGCTGGACTGTGTTCACATGAAGGATAATGTCAGTGGCGCAAGGCAAAGGGACGAGGCGCTCCACCCTACCTCCTGCGGCCAATGGCACACAATGGCTTCATTCGCTAGGACGGAGATCGGAAATGAGGCTGCAGGTCATGGCTGTCTTGGTCCGGATCTTCGAGGTGTGAGCAGACATGAGGAACTGCGATCAGATCGTGATATGACGCAGAGTGACTCCGAGGCAGAAAATAAAGATGAGG cTGTCACTGAGATTATGTCTCAGTGTATTGCATTGAAAACAGAAGGCATGATCTCACCATGTCAAAACCAACAAGCTCCTGAGTCGGCGAAACCTATCAGTACTGTCAAGATCAAACAAGAAGAATTGGATGAGGAAAATAGAGGAGCCCCTTGCAGTTTggactttattaaaaaggaaaatttaaGCCTGGAGGGCATCAAGTGGTCACCAGAGATGACGGATATTCAGAGCCAAGACCCAAAGGATCATGTTCTCGGGGAAAAGGTGGATCAAG cTCCTCCTCCAGCCATGAGTTCCAGCCTCCCACCACCCTCAGATCCTGAGTCAATCTCCTCAGAGTTTCCAAACAGTTTCCATCTGGCACAACAAGCTTCTGTATCACAAGCTCCTCCACAGGTCCATGGATCCCACGTCGAGACAGCCCGCAGCGTCTCCATCCCCACGTGCAAGTTCTGCGGTCAGACCTTCCCCGTGCCCAGCTTGTTGCGGCGACACTACGGTCAGGGCCGCCAGAGGCTCCTGCAGTGCTGTCAGCCACCCATAGCGGGAGGTGCAAGGACCAGGCGACAGCTTTACCCCCCAGGCTGCAGCCCCTTCCGCTGCACCGTTTGCAGCCGTGAGTTCAACCGCTTGGAGAACCTGAAGACCCACCTGCgcatccacactggagagaggcCATACACCTGCTCTGTGTGCCTCAAGTGTTTCCGCCACTCAGGGGCGCTGACCCGACATTTCCGGATCCACACTGGGGAGAAGCCGTACGTGTGCGGGCAGTGTGGGAAGTCCTTCAGGCACTGTGGTGGACTCAAATTCCACCAGCGCTCTCACAACAAGCACCTAGAGTAG
- the zfyve27 gene encoding protrudin isoform X3, whose amino-acid sequence MSLHSTAEASQGLGERGELVHSLSKETSGSPDTSELGSPRCAPNFDLLNMVVSFKRMALFLEPVVDALELFRYLLGWKMPVCSLLVFVFLNVFFCTVTEVGWFTVSVVAVSAPAALGYLQDRCMSRASEAELQKRRHHAVHRRDLQTVNLTKQEAMLEIKDLLKHLDEMLSSACQSAEAIYKVLYWDDHATSSRFYGAVLVVVCLLYVAPLGWVLAGLNSVVFLWNRDFCRVLLDLRNILHLGQTQTSVGVSEEQDQGNTADQTPTPTSLEDLSPGSIEEAEEAEPDDEFKDAIEEDDDGPLGAPEYDTVSENGFLSRNEPIRSKVSKLTERLRKRYPATSTGNCSSCSAVFSVLKKRRNCSNCGNSFCSRCCSFKVLRSCMGATAPEAQRETVFVCAACNASLLKLQ is encoded by the exons ATGTCGCTGCACAGCACTGCAGAGGCCTCCCAGGGTTTGGGGGAACGGGGGGAGCTTGTGCACTCGTTATCTAAAGAGACCTCAGGGTCTCCGGATACCTCTGAGTTAGGGAGTCCTCGCTGTGCACCAAACTTTGACCTCCTGAACATGGTGGTGTCCTTCAAGAGAATGGCTCTGTTTTTGGAACCGGTTGTAGATGCACTGGAGCTCTTTCGCTATCTGCTTGG ATGGAAGATGCCAGTGTGCTCTCTTCTTGTGTTTGTATTCCTTAATGTCTTCTTTTGCACAGTTACTGAAG TGGGCTGGTTCACAGTGAGTGTAGTGGCAGTTTCAGCGCCTGCTGCCCTGGGTTACCTGCAGGACAGGTGCATGAGCAGAGCATCAGAGGCTGAGCTCCAGAAGAGGCGCCATCACGCTGTGCATCGTAGAGACCTGCAGACAGTGAATCTCACCAAACAGGAGGCCATGCTGGAAATCAAAGACCT GCTGAAGCACCTGGATGAAATGTTGTCCTCTGCTTGCCAGTCAGCGGAAGCTATTTATAAGGTCTTATACTGGGATGATCATGCCACATCATCAAG GTTTTATGGTGCAGTGCTGGTAGTGGTGTGTCTGCTGTATGTTGCTCCTTTGGGCTGGGTGCTTGCCGGGCTTAACAGCGTTGTCTTTCTGTGGAACAGAGACTTCTGCAGAG ttttgttgGACCTCAGGAATATTCTTCATCTGGGTCAGACACAGACCTCAGTGGGGGTGAGTGAGGAGCAGGACCAGGGCAACACAGCGGACCAGACCCCCACACCGACCAGCCTGGAG GACCTCTCACCTGGCAGCATAGAGGAAGCTGAGGAGGCTGAGCCAGATGATGAATTCAAGGATGCAATCGAG GAGGATGACGACGGGCCTCTTGGAGCTCCTGAGTATGACACTGTGTCTGAGAATGGCTTCTTGAGTCGAAATGAACCGATACGCAGCAAGGTCTCCAAACTGACGGAGAGACTGCGGAAACGCTATCCTGCCACCAGCACAG GCAACTGTTCCAGCTGCAGTGCCGTCTTCTCAGTACTGAAGAAGAGG AGAAACTGCAGTAACTGTGGCAACAGCTTCTGCTCCCGGTGCTGTTCCTTCAAGGTGCTGAGATCCTGCATGGGGGCAACAG CTCCAGAGGCACAGAGAGAGAccgtgtttgtgtgtgctgcCTGTAATGCCTCCCTCCTCAAGTTACAATGA